The following are from one region of the Thermococcus cleftensis genome:
- the pdxS gene encoding pyridoxal 5'-phosphate synthase lyase subunit PdxS: protein MGRLDVIEAKGTERLKRGFAKMVKGGVIMDVTNAEQARIAEEAGAVSVMALHRVPADIRKAGGVARMAPIEKIQEIMDAVTIPVMAKVRIGHVAEAKILEALGVDMIDESEVLTPSDPFFHIDKREFTVPFVCGARNLGEAVRRIWEGSAMIRTKGEAGTGNIVEAVRHVRLVAEGIRQIQAMTDEQVYGVAEKFAEPYLRLALNVKEIAGLPTRVLENEPIYGHYTYREIVDGLYRVLLEIKKLGRLPVVNFAAGGVATPADAALMMQMGMDGVFVGSGIFKSSNPPKMARAIVEAVNHWDEPDVLVEISKEIGEPMKGQDIEELEVRLEERGV from the coding sequence ATGGGAAGGCTCGATGTTATCGAGGCTAAGGGTACCGAGAGGCTCAAGAGGGGCTTTGCAAAGATGGTGAAGGGCGGCGTCATAATGGACGTCACCAACGCCGAGCAGGCGAGGATTGCGGAGGAAGCGGGTGCCGTCTCGGTCATGGCCCTCCACCGCGTTCCAGCCGATATCAGGAAGGCAGGTGGCGTTGCCAGAATGGCCCCGATAGAGAAGATTCAGGAGATAATGGACGCGGTTACGATTCCCGTGATGGCCAAGGTCAGGATAGGCCACGTGGCGGAGGCCAAAATACTCGAGGCCCTCGGCGTCGATATGATCGACGAGAGCGAGGTTCTCACGCCTTCCGACCCGTTCTTCCACATAGACAAGAGGGAATTCACCGTCCCCTTCGTCTGCGGGGCCAGAAATCTCGGCGAGGCCGTCAGGAGGATATGGGAAGGCTCGGCCATGATCAGAACCAAGGGCGAGGCCGGGACCGGCAACATCGTCGAGGCGGTCAGGCACGTCCGCCTAGTCGCCGAGGGGATAAGGCAGATTCAGGCCATGACCGACGAGCAGGTCTACGGGGTTGCGGAGAAGTTCGCAGAGCCATACCTGAGGCTTGCCCTCAACGTCAAGGAGATAGCTGGCCTCCCAACGAGGGTCCTTGAGAACGAGCCGATTTACGGCCACTACACCTACCGCGAGATTGTCGATGGCCTCTACAGGGTTCTCCTCGAAATAAAGAAGCTCGGCCGCCTTCCGGTTGTGAACTTCGCGGCCGGAGGAGTTGCAACGCCGGCAGATGCAGCTTTGATGATGCAGATGGGCATGGACGGCGTCTTTGTAGGCTCGGGAATCTTCAAGAGCTCCAACCCGCCCAAGATGGCCAGGGCCATAGTCGAGGCCGTCAACCACTGGGACGAGCCGGATGTTCTCGTCGAGATAAGCAAAGAGATCGGCGAGCCGATGAAGGGTCAGGACATCGAAGAGCTCGAAGTCCGCCTTGAGGAGAGGGGCGTCTGA
- the nadC gene encoding carboxylating nicotinate-nucleotide diphosphorylase — MINLSYLLQFIEEDAPFGDVTSEAVIPEGTRAKAVIIAKGEGVIAGVEEARALFGHFGVKVEVRKMDGEEVKRGDVILELEGDARAILLVERTALNVMGRMSGIATEVRKLVERVKAVNPKVRVAGTRKTLLKPIDKRAILIGGGEPHRFSLSDAILIKDNHLALVPLEEAIKRARAFSAYKVVEVEVESLEDALKAARAGADVVMLDNMSPAEIAEVLTVLKREGLRERVKIEVSGGITPENIAEYAGLDIDVISLGYLTHSVKNFDVSLEIIGKI, encoded by the coding sequence ATGATAAATCTTAGTTATCTCCTGCAATTTATAGAAGAGGACGCCCCCTTTGGAGACGTCACGAGCGAGGCGGTCATACCTGAAGGAACGAGGGCCAAGGCCGTGATCATCGCGAAGGGGGAAGGAGTAATAGCGGGAGTCGAGGAAGCCAGGGCCCTCTTCGGGCACTTCGGGGTTAAAGTTGAGGTCAGGAAGATGGACGGCGAAGAAGTGAAGAGGGGCGACGTTATCCTCGAGCTTGAGGGGGACGCGAGGGCGATACTCCTCGTCGAGAGAACCGCCCTAAACGTCATGGGCAGAATGAGCGGCATAGCGACCGAAGTCAGGAAGCTGGTCGAGAGGGTTAAGGCCGTAAACCCGAAGGTTCGGGTTGCTGGGACGAGAAAAACCCTGCTCAAGCCTATAGACAAGAGGGCGATACTCATAGGTGGCGGTGAACCCCACCGCTTCTCGCTGAGCGACGCGATACTCATAAAGGATAACCACCTCGCTTTGGTTCCGCTGGAGGAGGCGATAAAGAGGGCCAGGGCCTTCTCTGCCTACAAGGTCGTCGAGGTTGAGGTCGAGAGCCTTGAGGACGCACTAAAAGCCGCCAGGGCAGGGGCCGACGTCGTGATGCTCGACAACATGAGTCCGGCCGAGATAGCCGAGGTTTTAACTGTTCTCAAGCGGGAAGGGCTCAGGGAGAGGGTTAAAATTGAAGTCAGCGGTGGAATAACGCCCGAGAACATAGCCGAATACGCGGGGCTCGACATCGACGTGATAAGCCTCGGTTATTTGACACACTCCGTTAAGAACTTCGACGTCAGCCTTGAGATAATTGGAAAGATATGA
- a CDS encoding ATP-binding protein, whose amino-acid sequence MSREETIAQIVMDYLNLSVEGVERELSVPEDIRINKAITIIGPRRAGKTFYILQKFSKLRNAGKAAVFFPLDDDRIFPPTPDDLSTLVRVFYELFPDADEKYLFLDEIQNVPNWELFVKRVLERDGFRVYLTGSSSKLLSREIATALRGRTLTFEMMPFSFREFLRAKGIEVGRYLSTREEAVVKTLLREYLEFGGFPEVVLLEDRYLKRKTLSEYVDVMLYRDVVERHGIKNLKAVRLFLKLLITSFAKEFSVNRTARYMKGIGVDVSKNTLYSYFDYFEEAYVVFPLKKFSYNLKEVEKSLPKVYIVDTGLINAYSLRFGETIGRLIENAVFLELRRRERELYYFKDERGREVDFLVKDGKDILELIQVSYSLESPETFEREVSALLSASEKLDCENLTIINWDRDDIIEVRGKKVRLVPLWKFLLGGEGDDKS is encoded by the coding sequence ATGAGCCGCGAGGAAACGATAGCCCAAATTGTGATGGACTACCTCAATCTCAGCGTTGAGGGTGTCGAGCGGGAGCTGAGCGTTCCAGAGGACATCCGGATAAACAAGGCAATAACAATAATCGGCCCAAGAAGGGCCGGAAAGACATTTTACATCCTTCAAAAGTTTTCCAAACTGAGGAATGCCGGTAAAGCGGCCGTCTTCTTCCCCCTCGACGATGACAGAATATTCCCTCCAACGCCCGATGACCTTTCAACCCTCGTGAGGGTGTTCTACGAGCTCTTCCCAGATGCCGACGAGAAGTACCTTTTTCTCGACGAGATTCAGAACGTCCCCAACTGGGAGCTTTTCGTTAAGCGTGTCCTGGAGCGTGATGGGTTCAGGGTCTACTTGACCGGCTCCTCCTCAAAGCTCCTCAGCAGGGAGATAGCGACAGCCCTTCGCGGAAGGACGCTGACATTTGAGATGATGCCCTTCAGCTTCCGGGAGTTCCTTAGGGCCAAGGGGATTGAGGTGGGCAGGTATCTCTCGACGAGAGAAGAGGCGGTTGTCAAGACCCTTCTGAGGGAGTATCTGGAGTTCGGCGGCTTTCCAGAGGTCGTTCTTCTCGAGGACAGGTACCTGAAGCGGAAAACGCTTTCCGAGTACGTGGATGTGATGCTCTACCGCGACGTTGTTGAAAGGCATGGGATAAAGAATCTAAAGGCGGTCAGGCTGTTCCTGAAGCTCCTCATAACCTCCTTTGCCAAGGAGTTCTCGGTGAACCGAACGGCCAGGTACATGAAGGGCATTGGCGTGGACGTCAGCAAGAACACCCTCTACAGCTACTTCGACTACTTTGAAGAAGCTTACGTGGTCTTCCCGCTCAAGAAGTTTTCCTACAACCTAAAGGAGGTTGAGAAGAGCCTTCCAAAGGTTTACATCGTTGATACCGGCCTGATAAACGCCTACTCGCTTCGCTTTGGGGAGACCATCGGCAGGCTCATTGAGAACGCCGTTTTCCTTGAACTCAGAAGGCGCGAGAGGGAGCTCTACTACTTCAAGGACGAGCGTGGAAGAGAGGTTGATTTCCTCGTGAAGGACGGAAAGGATATCCTGGAGCTCATACAGGTCAGTTATTCACTTGAAAGCCCTGAAACGTTCGAACGGGAGGTCTCGGCACTGCTGAGTGCCTCGGAGAAACTCGACTGCGAAAACCTAACGATAATAAACTGGGACAGAGATGACATCATTGAGGTCAGGGGAAAAAAGGTCAGGCTCGTCCCTCTCTGGAAGTTCCTGCTTGGAGGTGAGGGTGATGATAAATCTTAG